A part of Melittangium boletus DSM 14713 genomic DNA contains:
- a CDS encoding thioredoxin domain-containing protein, with translation MPMRTSSTLLAAFLAASFVSGCNKEKAPAAAATATTPSSTEPSADTVVATFGDGQKITFGELNDRLKDPLANLEKQKYQTRKQGLDGFVVEKLVKAEATKRNLSEEALVKAEVDDKIPQPPEEEIKKLYDEAKERLPPGTTYEQVKPQIVDFLTGSKKQERARDYFAELKKNANVQITLPEPPRPPVERKQVAAIGPAKGPDSAPITIVEFSDFQCPFCSRAIKTVDEVIKAYPDKVKLVFRQFPLEFHKEAPKAAEASLCASDQGKFWEYHDTLFANQSALQVDKLKEHAKTLGLDTAKFDKCLDSGEKAATVKADQDDGQKVGVNGTPAFFINGILLSGAQPFDEFKSVIDAELAKK, from the coding sequence ATGCCCATGCGCACCTCTTCCACCCTCCTGGCCGCGTTCCTCGCGGCTTCTTTCGTCTCCGGTTGTAACAAGGAGAAGGCCCCGGCGGCCGCCGCCACCGCGACCACCCCCTCCTCGACGGAGCCCTCCGCGGACACGGTCGTGGCCACCTTCGGCGACGGTCAGAAGATCACCTTCGGTGAGCTGAACGACCGCCTCAAGGATCCGCTGGCCAACCTGGAGAAGCAGAAGTACCAGACGCGCAAGCAGGGTCTGGATGGCTTCGTGGTGGAGAAGCTGGTGAAGGCCGAGGCCACCAAGCGCAACCTCTCCGAGGAAGCGCTGGTCAAGGCCGAGGTCGACGACAAGATTCCCCAGCCGCCCGAGGAGGAGATCAAGAAGCTGTACGACGAGGCCAAGGAGCGGCTGCCCCCGGGCACCACCTATGAGCAGGTCAAGCCGCAGATCGTCGACTTCCTCACCGGCTCCAAGAAGCAGGAGCGCGCGCGGGACTACTTCGCCGAGCTGAAGAAGAACGCGAACGTGCAGATCACCCTGCCCGAGCCGCCGCGCCCGCCCGTCGAGCGCAAGCAGGTGGCCGCCATCGGTCCCGCGAAGGGCCCGGACAGCGCGCCCATCACCATCGTGGAGTTCAGCGACTTCCAGTGCCCCTTCTGCAGCCGCGCCATCAAGACGGTGGACGAGGTGATCAAGGCGTACCCGGACAAGGTGAAGCTGGTGTTCCGCCAGTTCCCGCTGGAGTTCCACAAGGAGGCGCCCAAGGCCGCCGAGGCCTCGCTGTGCGCCAGCGACCAGGGCAAGTTCTGGGAGTACCACGACACGCTCTTCGCCAATCAGTCCGCGCTGCAGGTCGACAAGCTCAAGGAGCACGCCAAGACGCTGGGCCTGGACACGGCGAAGTTCGACAAGTGCCTGGACAGCGGTGAGAAGGCCGCCACGGTGAAGGCCGATCAGGACGACGGCCAGAAGGTGGGCGTCAACGGCACGCCGGCCTTCTTCATCAACGGCATCCTCCTGTCGGGCGCCCAGCCCTTCGACGAGTTCAAGAGCGTCATCGACGCCGAGCTGGCCAAGAAGTAA
- the pyrF gene encoding orotidine-5'-phosphate decarboxylase, producing MTDASPARERLALAADLPLDEGLRLYAQVAPHVGYAKVGLSLFVEHGPAAVAAFQKLGARIFLDLKLHDIPNTVELAAARAGALGVSLLTVHAAGGEPMLRAAVKGARAGAQAQGHAPPRILAVTVLTSMSAEDVADVGLSGAPEQAALRLARLAMRAGVEGLVCSPREAESFRRELGTAPFLCTPGIRPAGAALGDQSRAETPAFAVRAGADLLVVGRPIHTAAQPVDAARAIALEVSSA from the coding sequence GTGACGGATGCTTCCCCCGCGCGGGAGCGGCTCGCGCTCGCCGCGGATCTCCCCCTGGACGAGGGCCTGCGGCTCTACGCGCAGGTGGCGCCCCATGTGGGCTACGCCAAGGTGGGCCTGTCGCTCTTCGTGGAGCATGGCCCCGCGGCCGTGGCCGCCTTCCAGAAGCTGGGGGCGCGGATCTTCCTCGACCTCAAGCTGCACGACATCCCCAACACCGTGGAGCTGGCCGCCGCGCGCGCCGGGGCGCTGGGCGTGTCCCTGCTCACCGTGCATGCCGCCGGAGGCGAGCCCATGCTGCGCGCCGCGGTGAAGGGCGCGCGCGCGGGAGCCCAGGCCCAGGGTCATGCGCCGCCGCGAATCCTCGCGGTGACGGTCCTCACCTCCATGTCCGCCGAGGACGTGGCCGACGTGGGCCTGTCCGGTGCTCCCGAGCAGGCCGCCCTGCGGCTCGCGCGGCTGGCCATGCGCGCGGGCGTGGAGGGCCTGGTGTGCTCACCCCGCGAGGCGGAGTCCTTCCGCCGCGAGCTCGGCACCGCGCCCTTCCTGTGCACGCCGGGCATCCGCCCGGCGGGCGCGGCCCTGGGGGACCAGAGCCGCGCGGAGACGCCGGCCTTCGCGGTGCGCGCTGGAGCGGACCTCCTGGTGGTGGGCCGCCCCATCCACACCGCCGCCCAGCCGGTGGACGCCGCACGC
- the lpxC gene encoding UDP-3-O-acyl-N-acetylglucosamine deacetylase, with product MPSSSFNQRTLLQPVHCQGVGLHSGAPVNLSLLPAPVNHGICFVRTDTPRPVVLPALSEYVVDTSLATTLGRDGVKVSTVEHLMSALAGMGLDNVRVELDGPEVPIMDGSAAPFAALISEAGLREQEEPRRVLVMKKTVAVVDGDKEASLSPAKNFRISCTVDFKHPLITEQSFELEFSDRCFAREISRARTFCFRRDVEMLQKMGLARGGSLDNAIVVDEFSILNPDGLRFADEFVRHKILDAIGDISLFGRPVVGHLKAFKTGHALNQKLVKAVLADPSSYEIVPMRKSVDLPELRLPELGLEPLVA from the coding sequence ATGCCTTCCAGTTCATTCAACCAGCGCACGCTCCTCCAGCCCGTCCACTGCCAGGGGGTGGGCCTCCATTCCGGGGCTCCGGTGAACCTGTCCCTGCTGCCCGCGCCGGTGAACCACGGCATCTGCTTCGTGCGCACGGACACGCCGCGGCCGGTGGTCCTCCCGGCGCTGTCGGAGTACGTGGTGGACACGTCGCTGGCCACGACGCTGGGGCGTGACGGGGTGAAGGTGAGCACGGTGGAGCACCTGATGTCGGCGCTGGCTGGCATGGGGCTGGACAACGTGCGCGTGGAGCTGGACGGGCCCGAGGTGCCCATCATGGACGGCAGCGCCGCGCCCTTCGCCGCGCTGATCTCCGAGGCGGGGCTGCGCGAGCAGGAGGAGCCGCGCCGCGTCCTGGTGATGAAGAAGACGGTGGCGGTGGTGGACGGGGACAAGGAAGCGAGCCTGTCGCCCGCGAAGAACTTCCGCATCTCCTGCACCGTGGATTTCAAGCACCCGCTCATCACCGAGCAGTCCTTCGAGCTGGAGTTCTCCGACCGGTGCTTCGCCCGGGAGATCTCCCGCGCGCGCACCTTCTGCTTCCGCCGGGACGTGGAGATGCTGCAGAAGATGGGCCTGGCGCGGGGCGGCTCGCTGGACAACGCCATCGTGGTGGACGAGTTCTCCATCCTCAACCCGGATGGCCTGCGCTTCGCCGACGAGTTCGTGCGTCACAAGATCCTGGACGCCATCGGGGACATCTCCCTCTTCGGCCGTCCGGTGGTGGGTCACCTCAAGGCCTTCAAGACGGGCCACGCGCTCAACCAGAAGCTGGTCAAGGCGGTGCTGGCGGATCCGAGCTCCTACGAGATCGTCCCCATGCGCAAGTCCGTGGATTTGCCCGAGTTGCGCCTGCCGGAGCTCGGGCTCGAGCCGCTGGTGGCCTGA
- a CDS encoding DUF4388 domain-containing protein, with product MAVRPKATLRLGRDGEPGVLELERPLAASLSPGQPLVAHFHSPEGVVLLREPAALGGFFAGSLRSLSVEEVLGHVHSGIRSGQLILQNGPVQRTVTFRDGQPTFAVSSVHHERLGSVVVQLGLVTPEQLHHALGKVSPSLRIGAVLTREGFLSEANLYSAMTYLVREVMLNLFEMSEGSFLFIEGRPPPGDSVKLQERTRDLILQGLKRGEAVARLRRRFPDDLTVVAGSESPPPGEEALFAQASAGSVLGVLRSFWEGSLFSFLTWVDERLRDGSLVIQQKSAVPPVAPVPLVPRRPSGSFAVVPPPVVAPLGPEERFNALLAQIHTAIRLAGANPNLLQGFLESPQPGLETAYEGVKLGPDGRLDVERIRQNVSSGGEALARAMTLEALDAFVSYALFSARNVLPGEMSERLYRGYRDLQEGLS from the coding sequence GTGGCGGTGCGCCCCAAGGCGACGCTTCGTCTGGGACGGGATGGTGAGCCGGGCGTGCTCGAGTTGGAGCGCCCGCTCGCCGCCAGTCTCTCCCCTGGCCAACCCCTCGTGGCGCATTTCCACTCGCCCGAGGGAGTGGTGCTGTTGCGCGAGCCCGCCGCCCTGGGCGGCTTCTTCGCCGGCAGTCTCCGCTCGCTGTCGGTGGAGGAGGTGCTCGGCCATGTGCACTCCGGCATCCGCAGCGGCCAGCTCATCCTCCAGAACGGCCCGGTGCAGCGCACCGTCACCTTCCGGGACGGCCAGCCCACCTTCGCCGTGTCCAGCGTGCACCATGAGCGCCTGGGCTCCGTGGTGGTGCAGTTGGGCCTCGTCACTCCCGAGCAGCTGCACCACGCGCTGGGCAAGGTGTCGCCCTCGTTGCGCATTGGCGCGGTGCTCACCCGCGAGGGCTTCCTGTCCGAGGCCAACCTCTACAGCGCCATGACGTACCTGGTGCGCGAGGTGATGCTCAACCTCTTCGAGATGTCCGAGGGCAGCTTCCTCTTCATCGAGGGCCGTCCGCCACCGGGCGACTCGGTGAAGCTCCAGGAGCGCACCCGGGATCTCATCCTCCAGGGCCTCAAGCGTGGAGAGGCCGTGGCGCGGCTGCGCCGGCGCTTCCCGGACGATCTGACGGTGGTGGCCGGCTCCGAGTCACCTCCTCCCGGCGAGGAGGCCCTGTTCGCCCAGGCCTCCGCGGGCAGCGTGCTGGGCGTGCTGCGCTCCTTTTGGGAGGGCAGCCTCTTCTCCTTCCTCACCTGGGTGGATGAGCGCCTGCGCGACGGCTCGCTCGTCATCCAGCAGAAGTCCGCCGTGCCTCCCGTGGCGCCCGTGCCCCTCGTTCCCCGGCGGCCCTCGGGCTCCTTCGCCGTGGTGCCCCCTCCGGTCGTGGCGCCCCTGGGCCCCGAGGAGCGCTTCAACGCGCTGCTCGCGCAGATCCACACCGCCATCCGCCTGGCGGGCGCCAATCCGAACCTGCTCCAGGGCTTCCTCGAGTCTCCCCAGCCCGGGCTGGAGACCGCCTACGAGGGCGTGAAGCTCGGGCCGGATGGCCGGCTGGACGTGGAGCGCATCCGCCAGAACGTCTCCAGTGGGGGCGAGGCGCTCGCGCGCGCCATGACGCTCGAGGCGCTGGACGCCTTCGTGTCCTACGCGCTGTTCTCCGCGCGCAACGTGCTGCCGGGCGAGATGTCCGAGCGGCTCTATCGCGGCTACCGCGATCTCCAGGAGGGCTTGTCGTGA
- the ruvB gene encoding Holliday junction branch migration DNA helicase RuvB — MAKRKTDDALSGEALNDEGRVEASLRPRSFDEYVGQSAVVDKLRVYVQAARSRGEALDHCLFSGPPGLGKTSLAYLMATELGVGIHVTSGPALERKGDLAGLLTNLNERDILFIDEVHRLNAAIEEYLYPAMEDFRLDITIDTGPAARAMKIDLPPFTLIGATTRTGLLTSPLRDRFQIQERLEYYEPKHLEMILNRSARILGVKLERDGAREISTRARGTPRIANRLLRRLRDFAQVEGDGTITRELASQALTRLGVDASGLDAMDRKILLAILEKFGGGPVGVETIAASVGEQRDTIEDVYEPYLLQEGFLQRTPRGRTATHRAYTYFNKKAPESAQGSLW, encoded by the coding sequence ATGGCGAAGCGGAAAACGGACGACGCGCTCTCGGGAGAGGCGCTCAATGACGAGGGCCGGGTCGAGGCCTCGCTCCGGCCACGCTCCTTCGACGAGTACGTGGGCCAGAGCGCCGTCGTCGACAAGCTCAGGGTGTATGTCCAGGCGGCGCGCAGCCGCGGGGAAGCGCTCGACCATTGCCTCTTCTCCGGGCCTCCGGGTCTGGGCAAGACGTCGCTCGCCTACCTCATGGCCACGGAACTGGGCGTGGGCATCCACGTGACGAGCGGCCCCGCGCTCGAGCGCAAGGGGGACCTGGCGGGCCTGCTCACCAACCTCAACGAGCGCGACATCCTCTTCATCGACGAGGTGCACCGCCTCAACGCCGCCATCGAGGAGTACCTCTACCCGGCCATGGAGGACTTCCGGCTGGACATCACCATCGACACGGGCCCCGCCGCCCGGGCGATGAAGATCGACCTGCCGCCCTTCACCCTCATTGGCGCCACCACCCGCACGGGCCTGCTCACCTCGCCCTTGCGCGACCGCTTCCAAATTCAGGAGCGGCTCGAGTACTACGAGCCCAAGCACCTGGAGATGATCCTCAACCGCTCGGCGCGCATCCTCGGCGTGAAGCTGGAGCGGGACGGGGCCCGGGAGATCTCCACCCGCGCCCGGGGCACGCCCCGCATCGCCAACCGGCTGTTGCGCCGCCTGCGGGACTTCGCCCAGGTGGAGGGGGATGGCACCATCACCCGGGAGCTGGCGTCCCAGGCGCTCACCCGGCTGGGCGTGGATGCCTCGGGCCTGGATGCCATGGACCGGAAGATCCTCCTGGCCATCCTGGAGAAATTCGGTGGGGGCCCGGTGGGGGTGGAGACGATCGCCGCCAGCGTGGGCGAGCAGCGCGATACCATCGAGGACGTGTACGAGCCCTACCTGCTGCAAGAAGGCTTCCTCCAGCGCACGCCGCGGGGCCGCACGGCCACGCATCGCGCGTACACCTACTTCAACAAGAAGGCGCCCGAATCGGCGCAGGGGTCCCTCTGGTGA